The following are from one region of the Nicotiana tomentosiformis chromosome 7, ASM39032v3, whole genome shotgun sequence genome:
- the LOC138895594 gene encoding uncharacterized protein — MKIVAESPVRSEKDEKIISNLRRKVYDYRADLTKAEEELAKAREKLVKVAEERTRFAHQLKKKYDRGVTILREKLTTLENEMVQQTKDLKTETEHCYAMIYQLEKSMQKL; from the coding sequence ATGAAAATAGTCGCCGAATCCCCGGTAAGAAGCGAAAAAGATGAAAAAATCATAAGCAATCTGAGGCGAAAAGTGTATGATTATAGGGCTGATCTGACAAAGGCTGAggaagaattggcaaaagctCGAGAAAAGTTGGTAAAAGTTGCAGAAGAACGGACAAGGTTTGCTCACCAGTTAAAGAAAAAGTATGATAGAGGAGTCACAATCTTAAGGGAAAAGCTGACTACCCTCGAAAATGAAATGGTTCAGCAAACAAAGGACTTAAAAACAGAAACAGAACACTGCTATGCCATGATTTACCAATTAGAAAAGAGCATGCAGAAGTTGTAA